A window from Mobula birostris isolate sMobBir1 unplaced genomic scaffold, sMobBir1.hap1 scaffold_515, whole genome shotgun sequence encodes these proteins:
- the LOC140193345 gene encoding ectonucleoside triphosphate diphosphohydrolase 2-like isoform X1, translated as MARLPQLGLSVTLGALGVLGIVLLAATSWDWAEPPKHKYGIVIDAGSSRTTLFIYKWLSGKENNTGVVSEESSCQVEGPGISSYAEEPAKAGKSLKACLDKALRDVPSERHSETPLYLGATAGMRLLNLTDPEATRKVFAAVNSTLRSYSFSYRGAKILSGNEEGVFGWVTANYLMENFIKYGWVGRWVNPTRRTVGAMDLGGASTQITFVPDVPVQEPESKMDLQLYGHNYTVYTHSYLCYGKDQVIRKVRAKILAQTHGSSTDVVNPCLPTGYNSTFGLKYLYESPCTKDDKPSTYSPATNITFRGSSNPPDCQRQVESIFNFTLCNHSGCAFNNIYQPPVTGNFLAFAGFYHTFNFLETTLGKSVKSPDELKEAAKTVCEMDFKTLKEKATRIPEKWLVDYCTMSYYTYSLITRGYKFNEQMFSNIAFQKKVEGSSIGWALGYMLNLTNMIPADDPVNRKVQLAGAWWVIIVIFILVIVAGVLVFVLFSHSVKNESGVL; from the exons TACGGGATTGTGATTGATGCTGGCTCCTCGCGCACAACCCTTTTCATCTACAAATGGCTGTCTGGGAAAGAGAACAACACCGGCGTGGTGAGCGAAGAAAGCAGCTGTCAGGTCGAAG GTCCAGGAATCTCCAGCTATGCAGAAGAACCAGCAAAAGCTGGGAAGAGCTTGAAGGCTTGCCTTGACAAGGCTCTGAGAGACGTCCCCTCTGAAAGGCACTCCGAGACCCCCCTCTACCTCGGGGCAACAGCGGGTATGCGCTTGCTGAA CTTGACTGATCCAGAAGCAACCCGGAAAGTCTTCGCAGCAGTCAACAGCACCCTGAGGTCCTACAGCTTCAGCTACCGAGGGGCCAAGATCCTGTCCGGGAATGAGGAGGGGGTGTTCGGCTGGGTCACGGCCAACTACCTGATGGAGAACTTCATAAAG TATGGCTGGGTGGGCCGCTGGGTCAACCCCACCCGACGCACGGTGGGCGCCATGGACCTCGGCGGGGCGTCGACGCAGATAACCTTTGTGCCGGACGTGCCAGTGCAGGAGCCAGAGAGTAAGATGGACCTGCAGCTGTACGGCCACAACTACACTGTGTACACGCACAGCTACCTCTGCTATGGCAAAGACCAGGTCATCCGTAAAGTCCGCGCCAAGATCTTGGCA CAGACCCATGGTTCCAGCACTGATGTGGTCAACCCCTGTCTGcccacgggctacaacagcaccTTCGGCCTGAAATACCTCTACGAGAGCCCCTGCACCAAGGATGATAAACCTTCGACTTACTCCCCCGCAACCAACATCACCTTCAGAGGCTCCTCCAACCCGCCTGATTGCCAGCGACAGGTCGAGTCCATCTTCAACTTCACCTTATGTAACCACAGTGGCTGTGCCTTCAACAATATCTACCAGCCACCCGTGACTGGGAACTTCCTG GCATTTGCAGGTTTCTATCACACTTTCAACTTCCTGGAGACTACTTTAGGAAAGAGCGTGAAGTCCCCAGATGAGCTGAAGGAGGCAGCCAAAACTGTCTGTGAAATGGACTTCAAAACG CTGAAGGAGAAGGCAACCAGAATTCCAGAGAAGTGGCTGGTAGATTATTGCACCATGTCCTATTATACGTACAGCCTGATAACCCGCGGCTACAAGTTCAACGAACAGATGTTCAGCAACATTGCATTCCAGAAAAAG GTGGAGGGCTCGTCCATCGGCTGGGCTCTGGGGTACATGCTGAACCTCACCAACATGATTCCAGCTGACGATCCCGTAAACCGCAAGGTGCAGCTGGCTGGCGCCTGGTGGGTCATCATCGTGATCTTCATCCTGGTGATTGTGGCAGGAGTCCTGGTCTTCGTCTTGTTCTCCCATTCAGTGAAGAATGAGTCAGGGGTGTTGTAG
- the LOC140193345 gene encoding ectonucleoside triphosphate diphosphohydrolase 2-like isoform X2 encodes MARLPQLGLSVTLGALGVLGIVLLAATSWDWAEPPKHKYGIVIDAGSSRTTLFIYKWLSGKENNTGVVSEESSCQVEGPGISSYAEEPAKAGKSLKACLDKALRDVPSERHSETPLYLGATAGMRLLNLTDPEATRKVFAAVNSTLRSYSFSYRGAKILSGNEEGVFGWVTANYLMENFIKYGWVGRWVNPTRRTVGAMDLGGASTQITFVPDVPVQEPESKMDLQLYGHNYTVYTHSYLCYGKDQVIRKVRAKILATHGSSTDVVNPCLPTGYNSTFGLKYLYESPCTKDDKPSTYSPATNITFRGSSNPPDCQRQVESIFNFTLCNHSGCAFNNIYQPPVTGNFLAFAGFYHTFNFLETTLGKSVKSPDELKEAAKTVCEMDFKTLKEKATRIPEKWLVDYCTMSYYTYSLITRGYKFNEQMFSNIAFQKKVEGSSIGWALGYMLNLTNMIPADDPVNRKVQLAGAWWVIIVIFILVIVAGVLVFVLFSHSVKNESGVL; translated from the exons TACGGGATTGTGATTGATGCTGGCTCCTCGCGCACAACCCTTTTCATCTACAAATGGCTGTCTGGGAAAGAGAACAACACCGGCGTGGTGAGCGAAGAAAGCAGCTGTCAGGTCGAAG GTCCAGGAATCTCCAGCTATGCAGAAGAACCAGCAAAAGCTGGGAAGAGCTTGAAGGCTTGCCTTGACAAGGCTCTGAGAGACGTCCCCTCTGAAAGGCACTCCGAGACCCCCCTCTACCTCGGGGCAACAGCGGGTATGCGCTTGCTGAA CTTGACTGATCCAGAAGCAACCCGGAAAGTCTTCGCAGCAGTCAACAGCACCCTGAGGTCCTACAGCTTCAGCTACCGAGGGGCCAAGATCCTGTCCGGGAATGAGGAGGGGGTGTTCGGCTGGGTCACGGCCAACTACCTGATGGAGAACTTCATAAAG TATGGCTGGGTGGGCCGCTGGGTCAACCCCACCCGACGCACGGTGGGCGCCATGGACCTCGGCGGGGCGTCGACGCAGATAACCTTTGTGCCGGACGTGCCAGTGCAGGAGCCAGAGAGTAAGATGGACCTGCAGCTGTACGGCCACAACTACACTGTGTACACGCACAGCTACCTCTGCTATGGCAAAGACCAGGTCATCCGTAAAGTCCGCGCCAAGATCTTGGCA ACCCATGGTTCCAGCACTGATGTGGTCAACCCCTGTCTGcccacgggctacaacagcaccTTCGGCCTGAAATACCTCTACGAGAGCCCCTGCACCAAGGATGATAAACCTTCGACTTACTCCCCCGCAACCAACATCACCTTCAGAGGCTCCTCCAACCCGCCTGATTGCCAGCGACAGGTCGAGTCCATCTTCAACTTCACCTTATGTAACCACAGTGGCTGTGCCTTCAACAATATCTACCAGCCACCCGTGACTGGGAACTTCCTG GCATTTGCAGGTTTCTATCACACTTTCAACTTCCTGGAGACTACTTTAGGAAAGAGCGTGAAGTCCCCAGATGAGCTGAAGGAGGCAGCCAAAACTGTCTGTGAAATGGACTTCAAAACG CTGAAGGAGAAGGCAACCAGAATTCCAGAGAAGTGGCTGGTAGATTATTGCACCATGTCCTATTATACGTACAGCCTGATAACCCGCGGCTACAAGTTCAACGAACAGATGTTCAGCAACATTGCATTCCAGAAAAAG GTGGAGGGCTCGTCCATCGGCTGGGCTCTGGGGTACATGCTGAACCTCACCAACATGATTCCAGCTGACGATCCCGTAAACCGCAAGGTGCAGCTGGCTGGCGCCTGGTGGGTCATCATCGTGATCTTCATCCTGGTGATTGTGGCAGGAGTCCTGGTCTTCGTCTTGTTCTCCCATTCAGTGAAGAATGAGTCAGGGGTGTTGTAG